A single region of the Brassica rapa cultivar Chiifu-401-42 chromosome A03, CAAS_Brap_v3.01, whole genome shotgun sequence genome encodes:
- the LOC103860238 gene encoding probable ubiquitin-conjugating enzyme E2 37, whose product MAQAARLSMRMQKELKLLLSDPPHGASFPHLSSAASGSGDLSSFSSIDAQMEGPEDTVYANGIFDVKIQIPERYPFQPPIVSFATQIYHPNIDNSGRICLDILNLPPKGAWQPSLNISTVLTSIRLLLTEPNPDDGLMCEVSREYKYNRQAFDYKAREMTEKFAVKVNKSGVGGSTTTLQIHETPIAPESHGVEKVTESGISVLARNHEKPDGIKPTLAVESSLSMTYKESRDTDQQMDGNGKRKAAIGFCEANTSSNNGGSRKKLSLALPPQSQKKDLSGEQLLTHEVPASCKENKKPHSIVKKLSLGLKKPLVNAASLINNLASSSVRSANSDNNRLRGKLSLRPLGESQLNEVSKAEVLAQTEMNQNQDVRSWGGEFEKKSALEEGSMPESIVVLDSEESGGEEDEATVSSRSRLSLARRGSLKCGKP is encoded by the exons ATGGCTCAGGCAGCGAGATTAAGCATGAGGATGCAGAAAGAGCTGAAGCTCCTCCTCTCCGATCCACCTCACGGCGCTTCGTTTCCACACCTCTCCTCCGCCGCTTCTGGCTCCGGCGATCTCTCATCTTTCTCCTCAATCGATGCTC AGATGGAAGGACCTGAAGATACTGTTTACGCTAATGGAATCTTCGACGTGAAGATTCAGATTCCAGAGAG ATATCCGTTTCAGCCTCCGATTGTGTCTTTTGCTACACAGATCTACCATCCTAACATCGATAACAGTGGCCGCATTTGCCTCGACATCTTGAATCTCCCTCCCAAG GGTGCTTGGCAACCATCATTGAACATCTCTACAGTGCTGACTAGCATTCGATTGTTGCTTACTGAACCCAATCCTGATGATGGCTTGATGTGTGAAGTT AGCAGGGAGTACAAATACAATAGACAAGCTTTCGATTATAAGGCCCGGGAGATGACAGAGAAGTTTGCTGTCAAGGTTAACAAGTCTGGTGTTGGTGGAAGCACCACCACCCTCCAAATTCACGAAACACCTATCGCACCCGAG AGTCATGGAGTTGAGAAGGTTACTGAAAGTGGAATTAGTGTTTTAGCTCGAAATCACGAAAAGCCTGATGGGATTAAGCCTACGTTAGCAGTGGAATCTTCGTTGAGCATGACATATAAAGAGAGTCGTGACACTGATCAACAAATGGATGGTAATGGGAAAAGAAAAGCAGCGATTGGTTTCTGCGAGGCAAACACATCCAGTAACAACGGAGGGAGCAGGAAGAAACTATCTCTAGCATTGCCTCCTCAATCTCAAAAGAAAGACTTGTCTGGTGAACAACTACTCACACATGAAGTTCCAGCTTCTTGCAAAGAAAACAAGAAGCCACATTCAATTGTAAAGAAGCTTTCTCTCGGGTTAAAGAAGCCATTGGTTAATGCAGCATCACTTATTAACAACTTGGCCTCTTCAAGTGTTCGATCTGCAAACAGTGACAACAATAGACTAAGGGGAAAGCTGTCCTTGAGACCTCTTGGAGAGTCACAGTTGAATGAAGTTAGCAAAGCAGAGGTACTTGCGCAAACTGAAATGAATCAGAATCAAGATGTGAGAAGTTGGGGAGGAGAGTTTGAGAAGAAGTCTGCCTTGGAAGAAGGATCAATGCCTGAATCCATTGTTGTTCTAGACAGCGAAGAAAGTGGAGGAGAAGAGGATGAAGCAACAGTCTCTTCGAGGTCAAGATTATCACTGGCAAGGAGAGGAAGCCTCAAGTGTGGTAAACCTTGA
- the LOC117132883 gene encoding putative defensin-like protein 257, producing MEYIWLNTIANFETLNQHVKMKNVSLKLPLLIFILVITSNFGAEARELTEVEVMAGSSSDTTIANTLDPAHPPCQRDIDCTLKCPKGGFCNDPLGLCDCS from the exons ATGGAATACATATGGCTAAATACTATCGCAAACTTTGAAACTCTAAACCAACACGTGAAGATGAAGAACGTTTCTCTCAAGCTTCCACTCTTGATTTTCATTTTGGTCATCACATCTA ATTTTGGAGCGGAGGCAAGAGAGTTAACTGAAGTTGAAGTTATGGCCGGAAGTTCAAGTGACACTACCATAGCCAATACTCTGGATCCAGCACATCCACCCTGCCAGAGGGACATCGATTGTACCTTGAAATGTCCCAAGGGAGGATTCTGCAACGATCCCCTTGGATTATGTGATTGTTCGTGA
- the LOC103860237 gene encoding putative defensin-like protein 257 → MEYIWLNTIANFETLNQHVKMKNVSLKLPLLIFILVITSNFGAEARELTELEVMAGSTSDAAIGKTLDPTHPPCKRDADCSFECPKGGFCNYPYGLCDCL, encoded by the exons ATGGAATACATATGGCTAAATACTATCGCAAACTTTGAAACTCTAAACCAACACGTGAAGATGAAGAACGTTTCTCTCAAGCTTCCCCTCTTGATTTTCATTTTGGTCATCACATCTA ATTTTGGAGCAGAAGCAAGAGAGTTAACTGAACTTGAAGTTATGGCCGGAAGTACAAGTGACGCTGCCATAGGCAAGACTCTGGATCCAACACATCCACCTTGCAAGAGGGACGCCGATTGTAGCTTCGAATGTCCCAAGGGAGGATTCTGCAACTATCCCTATGGGTTATGTGATTGTCTCTGA
- the LOC103861087 gene encoding probable ubiquitin-conjugating enzyme E2 37, protein MKANDGNGKIKAVIGFCEATSSGNNGGSRKKLSHALPPQSQKKDLCGEELTHEVSAAFKENKKPHSIGKKLSLGLKKPSVNAASLNNDLATSSFRTSASKSNNNGLNRKLSLRPLGESQLNEVSKAEVLAKTEMNENQDPKSWGEEFEKSVLEEASMPESIVFLNSEESGGEEEEATVSLKSRLSLARRGLKCGRP, encoded by the coding sequence atGAAAGCAAATGATGGTAATGGGAAAATAAAAGCAGTGATTGGTTTCTGTGAGGCAACCTCATCTGGTAACAACGGAGGGAGCAGGAAGAAACTCTCTCATGCATTGCCTCCTCAATCTCAAAAGAAAGACTTGTGCGGTGAAGAACTCACACATGAAGTTTCAGCTGCTttcaaagaaaacaagaaaccaCACTCAATTGGAAAGAAGCTTTCTCTGGGCTTAAAGAAGCCATCGGTTAATGCAGCATCACTTAATAACGACTTGGCCACTTCAAGTTTTCGAACTTCAGCTTCAAAGAGTAACAACAATGGACTAAACCGAAAACTGTCCTTGAGACCCCTTGGAGAGTCGCAGTTGAATGAAGTTAGCAAAGCAGAGGTACTTGCGAAAACTGAAATGAATGAGAATCAAGATCCGAAAAGTTGGGGTGAAGAGTTTGAGAAGTCAGTCTTAGAAGAAGCATCAATGCCTGAATCCATTGTTTTTCTAAACAGTGAAGAAAGtggaggagaagaggaagaagcaaCAGTCTCTTTGAAGTCAAGATTGTCATTGGCAAGGAGAGGCCTCAAGTGTGGTCGACCTTGA
- the LOC103861088 gene encoding uncharacterized protein LOC103861088, protein MAKEWTNVQEQPVKPQKKITICTPIPLNCSLMRSDAAWRAASQLAGLGWTIRREGEEVSSFSTDSSVKSALVAKAMAMRQAVKESWILGHKRLRCEADSDQLIKAFNGNEVPLEIYGIVADILDYSFRFEVIAFVWIPREKNSIADGLAKQGLVMVEALMANT, encoded by the coding sequence ATGGCAAAGGAATGGACGAATGTTCAAGAACAACCAGTAAAGCCACAGAAAAAGATTACAATTTGTACTCCCATCCCACTGAACTGTTCTCTGATGCGGTCCGATGCAGCGTGGAGAGCTGCCTCACAACTGGCTGGACTCGGCTGGACAATCAGAAGAGAAGGGGAGGAGGTGTCGAGTTTCTCAACAGACTCGTCGGTGAAATCAGCGCTAGTTGCCAAAGCCATGGCGATGAGACAAGCAGTTAAAGAAAGCTGGATACTGGGCCATAAGAGACTGAGATGCGAAGCTGACTCTGATCAACTAATCAAAGCATTCAATGGGAATGAAGTCCCCTTGGAGATCTATGGCATCGTTGCCGACATCCTAGACTACTCTTTTCGTTTTGAAGTTATTGCTTTTGTTTGGATTCCTAGGGAAAAAAACTCTATTGCTGATGGGTTAGCAAAACAGGGGCTTGTTATGGTTGAGGCTTTAATGGCCAACACCTAA